The Lentimicrobium sp. L6 genomic interval CACCACTTATCATCAAGTTCTGTCCCAACTCATTTAGTATTTTTATATTCTTTATTTGGTGCTCAGCTTCTATTTTTAATATACTTGCAGCGGGGTTGGGATATATAGAAGTATTAATCTCTAGTTCATTGGTACCCCAAACCATCATAGCACAAGCCACATTTGAAGGTTCAGATTCGCCCGCTTGACTATACACGGCGGTAATTTCATAGCAAATATCCTCTGGGCCTATATTATCATCGTAATATATAGTATCAAAATAAGGTTCTGAATTTATTAATTCCCCTTCTCGGTATATATTATAGTGTAAGAGTTCCTTATTGTCATAAATGGATGGAGGAGTCCAGTTTAAAACTGCAGTGCTTTGATTAGAACCAGTCCTGAAAGCAATTAACTCTTTTGGTGGGTTAGGAGATTCACTATAGCCAGCATCTAGACAGTTTTCTTCAGAATCGGAATCCCAAGAGTGCTCGCCACCATCTTCGGTATAAACTCTCCTCAAACAATAAGTAAAGTATCCTGGGTCAACATTTTCATATAAAAAAGAGGTGTCAGGTTAAGGAACGAACATCAAAAGTTCATCGTTTTTATAGATATTGGTTCCAATACATTCGTAATCATCTTCTTTTGATGAAATGGGATTCCAAGTGAATAAAAAATCAT includes:
- a CDS encoding T9SS type A sorting domain-containing protein, which gives rise to MRRVYTEDGGEHSWDSDSEENCLDAGYSESPNPPKELIAFRTGSNQSTAVLNWTPPSIYDNKELLHYNIYREGELINSEPYFDTIYYDDNIGPEDICYEITAVYSQAGESEPSNVACAMMVWGTNELEINTSIYPNPAASILKIEAEHQIKNIKILNELGQNLMISGDIIKQYYQLDISGFENGLYFLAIEFEKGVITKKLIIQK